From Streptomyces cyaneogriseus subsp. noncyanogenus, the proteins below share one genomic window:
- a CDS encoding VOC family protein, with amino-acid sequence MRLLTHLRHVDLAVPDYDKQLDFYAGVWGLTKVAEDSGIAFLAAEGSPEQYVVRLRKAGEKRLDLVSYGAASAADVDTLAERLLAGGVQLISQPGKVDTPGGGYGFRFFDVDGRTIEVSADVEVRRHRKIEEKESIPVKLSHVVLNSPDLNRTREWYERHLGFALSDTLSSPHMGEVMHFMRISNQHHSMAIAQGPHTSLHHISFEMRGIDEYMRGSGRVIRAGYRKIWGPGRHMAGDNTFTYFLDPHGNTVEYTTELELLDEDTWHPHVYDFSQPEVTDQWGTANPMNELVAKESFNDPDRGVFVAPPV; translated from the coding sequence ATGCGCCTGCTCACCCACCTGCGGCACGTCGACCTCGCCGTGCCCGACTACGACAAGCAGCTCGACTTCTACGCGGGCGTCTGGGGCCTGACCAAGGTCGCCGAGGACTCCGGCATCGCCTTCCTGGCCGCCGAGGGCTCGCCCGAGCAGTACGTCGTCCGGCTGCGCAAGGCCGGGGAGAAGCGCCTGGACCTCGTCTCGTACGGGGCCGCGAGCGCGGCCGACGTGGACACCCTCGCCGAGCGGCTCCTCGCGGGCGGCGTCCAGCTGATCTCCCAGCCCGGCAAGGTCGACACCCCCGGCGGCGGCTACGGCTTCCGCTTCTTCGACGTCGACGGCCGCACCATCGAGGTCTCCGCCGACGTCGAGGTCCGCCGGCACCGCAAGATCGAGGAGAAGGAGTCGATCCCGGTCAAGCTGTCCCACGTCGTCCTCAACTCCCCCGACCTGAACCGCACCCGGGAGTGGTACGAGCGCCACCTCGGCTTCGCCCTGTCGGACACCCTGTCCTCCCCGCACATGGGCGAGGTCATGCACTTCATGCGGATCAGCAACCAGCACCACTCGATGGCCATCGCGCAGGGCCCGCACACCTCCCTGCACCACATCTCCTTCGAGATGCGCGGCATCGACGAGTACATGCGCGGCTCCGGCCGGGTCATCCGGGCCGGCTACCGGAAGATCTGGGGCCCCGGACGGCACATGGCGGGCGACAACACGTTCACCTACTTCCTCGACCCGCACGGCAACACCGTCGAGTACACCACCGAGCTGGAACTGCTCGACGAGGACACCTGGCACCCCCACGTCTACGACTTCTCCCAGCCCGAGGTCACCGACCAGTGGGGCACCGCCAACCCGATGAACGAGCTGGTCGCCAAGGAGTCGTTCAACGACCCCGACCGCGGCGTGTTCGTGGCCCCGCCGGTCTGA
- a CDS encoding amidohydrolase family protein, giving the protein MTTPTIDVHAHVLLPGIEALVAGLPGHAEARELDARRNGPAALAVNGPMVGERIPQLTDPAVRLAAMDAQGVDVQLVSPSPSHYHYWADEETAEKVYRLANEETAAHCSAAPDRLRGLGLAPLQHPELAVRALEHALEQGLSGVEISSHAPGRELSDPAYEPLWSRAEETGALVFLHPFGCTLDERLDRWYLSNTVGQPTENAVALSHLIFSGTLDRHPGLKLIAAHGGGYLPTHIGRSDHAWSARSDAGAGCAHLPSSYLKRLYFDSLVHDPHVLRELIRVAGADRVLLGSDFPFDMGTEDPLGALRAARLSDADFDAVRGRNAATLLTEGLS; this is encoded by the coding sequence GTGACCACCCCCACGATCGATGTGCACGCCCACGTCCTGCTCCCCGGGATCGAGGCGCTCGTGGCCGGTCTGCCCGGCCACGCCGAGGCCAGGGAGCTCGACGCCCGCCGCAACGGCCCCGCGGCCCTCGCCGTCAACGGGCCCATGGTGGGCGAGCGCATCCCGCAGCTGACCGACCCGGCCGTGCGCCTGGCCGCGATGGACGCCCAGGGCGTGGACGTCCAGCTGGTGAGCCCGTCGCCGTCGCACTACCACTACTGGGCCGACGAGGAGACCGCGGAGAAGGTGTACCGGCTCGCCAACGAGGAGACGGCCGCACACTGTTCGGCCGCCCCGGACCGGCTGCGCGGCCTCGGCCTGGCCCCGCTCCAGCACCCGGAGCTGGCGGTCCGTGCCCTCGAACACGCCCTGGAGCAGGGCCTGTCCGGCGTGGAGATCTCCAGCCACGCCCCCGGACGGGAACTGTCCGACCCGGCCTACGAGCCGCTGTGGTCGCGGGCCGAGGAGACCGGCGCCCTCGTCTTCCTGCACCCCTTCGGGTGCACGCTGGACGAGCGCCTGGACCGGTGGTACCTGTCCAACACCGTCGGCCAGCCCACCGAGAACGCCGTCGCGCTCTCCCATCTGATCTTCTCCGGGACCCTGGACCGCCACCCCGGCCTGAAGCTGATCGCCGCGCACGGCGGCGGCTACCTGCCCACCCACATCGGCCGGTCCGACCACGCCTGGTCGGCCCGCTCCGACGCGGGCGCCGGCTGCGCCCACCTGCCCAGCAGCTACCTGAAGCGGCTGTACTTCGACTCCCTCGTCCACGACCCGCACGTCCTGCGGGAGCTGATCCGGGTGGCGGGCGCGGACCGGGTGCTGCTCGGCTCCGACTTCCCCTTCGACATGGGGACCGAGGACCCGCTCGGCGCGCTGCGCGCCGCGCGGCTGTCCGACGCCGACTTCGACGCCGTACGCGGCCGGAACGCCGCCACCCTCCTGACGGAAGGACTGTCCTGA
- a CDS encoding FAD-dependent oxidoreductase yields MTQPRTVLVIGGGAAGNAVTVLLRRAGLAVDLIEAKDDWNATAGSGITLQGNALRVLRELGVWEQVEASGYAFGSVGITAPDGTVLHVQDDLRTGGDDLPATVGMQRPRLQQILIDAVRASGASVRLGTRAESLDQDADGVGVRFTDGTEGRYDLVIAADGLSSATRAAIGITARPEPTGMAIWRVATPRPAGVTRTDLAYGGPAYIAGYCPTSEDTIYAYVVEANRDRASIPPESYAEEMRRLACAYGGFWPEITAHITDPAKVNYTWFDRMLVEGSWHRGRVVLVGDAAHCCPPTLAQGAALSMEDALVLVRMLTGTDTWDDALFQAYYERRVRRVRPVVEASVQIGQWQLDGVRDADVPGLMGRTMAMLRELP; encoded by the coding sequence ATGACTCAACCCCGCACGGTCCTCGTCATCGGCGGCGGCGCGGCCGGCAACGCCGTGACGGTCCTGCTGCGCCGCGCCGGCCTGGCGGTGGACCTCATCGAGGCCAAGGACGACTGGAACGCCACCGCCGGCTCCGGCATCACCCTCCAGGGCAACGCCCTGCGCGTGCTGCGCGAACTCGGGGTGTGGGAGCAGGTCGAGGCGTCCGGCTACGCCTTCGGGTCGGTCGGCATCACCGCCCCCGACGGCACCGTCCTGCACGTCCAGGACGACCTGCGCACCGGCGGTGACGACCTGCCCGCCACCGTCGGCATGCAGCGCCCCCGGCTCCAGCAGATCCTCATCGACGCCGTCCGGGCCAGCGGTGCCTCGGTACGGCTCGGCACCCGCGCCGAGTCGCTGGACCAGGACGCCGACGGCGTCGGCGTCCGGTTCACCGACGGCACCGAGGGCCGCTACGACCTGGTGATCGCCGCCGACGGCCTCAGCTCGGCCACCCGCGCCGCCATCGGCATCACGGCCAGGCCCGAGCCGACCGGCATGGCCATCTGGCGGGTCGCCACGCCGCGCCCGGCCGGTGTCACGCGCACCGACCTCGCCTACGGCGGCCCGGCCTACATCGCGGGCTACTGCCCCACCAGCGAGGACACGATCTACGCGTACGTCGTCGAGGCCAACCGCGACCGCGCCTCGATCCCGCCGGAGTCCTACGCCGAGGAGATGCGGCGCCTGGCCTGCGCGTACGGCGGCTTCTGGCCGGAGATCACCGCGCACATCACCGACCCGGCCAAGGTCAACTACACCTGGTTCGACCGCATGCTGGTCGAGGGCTCCTGGCACCGGGGCCGCGTCGTCCTCGTCGGCGACGCCGCCCACTGCTGCCCGCCCACCCTCGCCCAGGGCGCCGCCCTGTCCATGGAGGACGCGCTCGTGCTCGTGCGGATGCTGACCGGGACCGACACCTGGGACGACGCCCTCTTCCAGGCGTACTACGAGCGCCGTGTGCGGCGCGTGCGCCCGGTCGTGGAGGCGTCCGTGCAGATCGGGCAGTGGCAGCTCGACGGCGTCCGCGACGCCGACGTCCCCGGCCTGATGGGCCGCACCATGGCGATGCTGAGGGAGCTGCCGTGA
- a CDS encoding cyclase family protein, with product MTLDRDDPEGAIAEAAEACSNWGRWGEDDVLGTLNFLDEAKRREGAALIRRGVSFSLSQRFDMNGPQKGWRRRTNPVHTMLDTGTDAVLGHQGFPHGIGGADDVIAMPLQCSTQWDGLGHIFDHGKAWNGRPAEQVVTSDGDLVTGIEHMAPHVAGRGVLLDVGRVFGESRGELPDAFAITEEHLTATAEAHGVTVGRGDIVLVRTGQLTRARRDGWGDYAGGPAPGLSFTTAGWLHRTEIAAIATDTWGFEVRPNEFEHAFQPLHQVAIPHIGLLIGEMWDLDALAEDCAADGAYAFWLTAAPLPITGAVGSPVNPIAVK from the coding sequence GTGACCCTCGACCGCGACGATCCCGAAGGCGCGATCGCCGAGGCCGCCGAGGCGTGCTCCAACTGGGGCCGCTGGGGCGAGGACGACGTGCTCGGCACCCTCAACTTCCTCGACGAGGCCAAGCGCCGCGAGGGCGCCGCGCTGATCCGGCGGGGCGTCAGCTTCTCCCTGTCGCAGCGCTTCGACATGAACGGCCCGCAGAAGGGCTGGCGGCGGCGGACCAACCCGGTCCACACCATGCTGGACACCGGCACCGACGCCGTCCTCGGCCACCAGGGCTTCCCGCACGGCATCGGCGGCGCCGACGACGTGATCGCGATGCCGTTGCAGTGCTCCACCCAGTGGGACGGGCTCGGGCACATCTTCGACCACGGCAAGGCGTGGAACGGGCGCCCCGCGGAGCAGGTCGTCACCTCCGACGGCGACCTGGTCACCGGCATCGAGCACATGGCCCCGCACGTCGCCGGACGCGGCGTGCTGCTGGACGTGGGCCGCGTGTTCGGCGAGAGCCGGGGCGAGCTGCCCGACGCGTTCGCGATCACCGAGGAGCACCTCACCGCGACCGCCGAGGCGCACGGCGTGACCGTGGGCCGCGGCGACATCGTCCTGGTCCGCACCGGGCAGCTCACCCGGGCCCGCCGCGACGGCTGGGGCGACTACGCCGGCGGCCCCGCGCCCGGCCTGTCCTTCACCACCGCCGGCTGGCTGCACCGCACGGAGATCGCCGCGATAGCCACCGACACCTGGGGCTTCGAGGTGCGGCCCAACGAGTTCGAGCACGCCTTCCAGCCGCTGCACCAGGTCGCCATCCCCCACATCGGCCTGCTCATCGGCGAGATGTGGGACCTGGACGCGCTGGCGGAGGACTGCGCGGCCGACGGGGCGTACGCGTTCTGGCTCACCGCCGCTCCGCTGCCCATCACCGGCGCGGTCGGCTCGCCCGTCAACCCGATCGCCGTCAAGTAG
- a CDS encoding fumarylacetoacetate hydrolase family protein, translated as MSVKPEPASALFAGPFALATLSAPGRPAFPALVTPDGRATALQDAFGEPGLTMRQVMERWDEVLPRLRALAADPGAQREPLADLRVHAPVEPRQVFQSGANYRQHVIDLHVAHRAPGDDRPEEERRAEAAEIMDRRAAEDLPYVFIGLPSAVTGPYDDVVLPAWAEKPDWELELAAVIGRPAHRVTVEEALEYVAGYTIANDLTDRATVFRRDMPQIGTDWLRSKNAPGFTPLGPWIVPAESIADPGDLRLTLKLNGETMQDESTKDMIFDVARMVSYASQTARLLPGDLVLTGSPAGNGMHWGRLLRDGDVMDAAITGLGVQRTRCVAKAAS; from the coding sequence ATGTCCGTGAAACCTGAACCCGCGTCCGCGCTCTTCGCCGGACCGTTCGCCCTCGCCACCCTGTCGGCTCCCGGAAGGCCGGCCTTCCCCGCCCTGGTCACCCCCGACGGCCGGGCGACCGCCCTCCAGGACGCCTTCGGCGAACCAGGACTGACGATGCGTCAGGTGATGGAGCGATGGGACGAGGTCCTGCCGCGGCTGCGCGCGCTGGCCGCGGACCCGGGCGCGCAGCGCGAGCCGCTCGCGGACCTCCGGGTGCACGCGCCGGTCGAGCCGCGCCAGGTCTTCCAGTCCGGCGCCAACTACCGCCAGCACGTCATCGACCTGCACGTGGCCCACCGCGCCCCCGGCGACGACCGTCCCGAGGAGGAGCGGCGCGCCGAGGCCGCGGAGATCATGGACCGGCGCGCGGCGGAGGATCTGCCGTACGTCTTCATCGGCCTGCCGAGCGCCGTCACCGGTCCGTACGACGACGTGGTGCTGCCCGCGTGGGCCGAGAAGCCCGACTGGGAGCTGGAGCTGGCGGCCGTGATCGGCCGGCCCGCGCACCGGGTCACGGTCGAGGAGGCCCTGGAGTACGTCGCCGGGTACACGATCGCCAACGACCTGACCGACCGGGCCACCGTCTTCCGCCGGGACATGCCGCAGATCGGCACCGACTGGCTGCGCAGCAAGAACGCCCCCGGCTTCACCCCGCTCGGCCCCTGGATCGTCCCCGCGGAGTCGATCGCCGACCCCGGTGACCTGCGGCTGACGCTGAAGCTGAACGGCGAGACCATGCAGGACGAGTCCACCAAGGACATGATCTTCGACGTGGCGCGCATGGTGTCCTACGCCTCGCAGACCGCCCGCCTGCTCCCCGGCGACCTGGTGCTCACCGGCAGCCCGGCCGGCAACGGCATGCACTGGGGACGGCTGCTGCGCGACGGCGACGTCATGGACGCCGCCATCACCGGGCTCGGCGTCCAGCGCACCCGCTGCGTGGCAAAGGCGGCGTCGTGA
- a CDS encoding LysR family transcriptional regulator, producing the protein MNLASLDLNLVVALRALLEERNVTRAGQRVGLSQPAMSAALARLRRHFDDDLLARVGGHYELTALGQVLLDRTSTACDLLERLFSSQAHFDPARESREFRLLASDYAVSVFGAELARVVHEEAPGIRLRFTQTPPTVVDDTATLLSATDGLLMPHGVISGFPATDLYEDRWVLLVADDHPGAAGRLTRQDLARLPWVTYQRTYDAPAVRQLGMLGIEPRVEVSVDSFQLLPHLVAGTRRIALVQARLARLLAPVAAVRVVEPPYEAVPVREALWWHPVHTHDAAHIWLRETAARVGERLAETGAGECPATTGDGEGPA; encoded by the coding sequence GTGAACCTGGCCAGCCTCGACCTCAACCTCGTCGTCGCCCTGCGCGCGCTGCTGGAGGAACGCAACGTCACCCGCGCCGGGCAGCGCGTCGGCCTCAGCCAGCCCGCCATGAGCGCGGCCCTGGCCCGTCTGCGCCGCCACTTCGACGACGACCTGCTCGCCCGGGTCGGCGGCCACTACGAGCTGACCGCCCTCGGGCAGGTCCTCCTGGACCGCACCTCCACCGCCTGCGACCTGCTGGAACGCCTCTTCTCCAGCCAGGCCCACTTCGATCCGGCACGGGAGAGCCGCGAGTTCCGGCTGCTGGCCTCCGACTACGCCGTCTCCGTCTTCGGCGCCGAACTCGCCCGCGTGGTGCACGAGGAGGCCCCCGGCATCCGCCTGCGCTTCACCCAGACCCCGCCCACCGTGGTCGACGACACCGCCACCCTGCTGAGCGCCACCGACGGACTGCTGATGCCGCACGGCGTCATCAGCGGCTTTCCCGCCACCGACCTGTACGAGGACCGGTGGGTCCTCCTCGTCGCCGACGACCACCCGGGCGCCGCCGGCCGGCTCACCCGGCAGGACCTGGCGCGGCTGCCGTGGGTCACATACCAGCGGACCTACGACGCCCCCGCCGTGCGCCAGCTCGGCATGCTCGGCATCGAGCCCCGGGTCGAGGTCTCCGTCGACAGCTTCCAGCTCCTGCCGCATCTGGTGGCCGGCACCCGGCGGATCGCCCTGGTGCAGGCCCGGCTCGCCCGGCTGCTCGCGCCGGTCGCCGCCGTACGTGTGGTGGAGCCGCCGTACGAGGCCGTACCGGTGCGCGAAGCCCTGTGGTGGCACCCGGTCCACACCCATGACGCGGCCCACATCTGGCTGCGCGAGACGGCGGCCCGGGTCGGCGAACGCCTGGCGGAGACGGGCGCCGGGGAGTGCCCGGCCACGACCGGGGACGGGGAAGGCCCGGCGTAG
- a CDS encoding energy-coupling factor ABC transporter ATP-binding protein: MSEAEVVALRGVSFGYEDGPVVLGGLDFAVREGRALALLGRNGSGKTTLMRLLSGGLRPREGRLTLDGEPVTYDRKGLTRLRTTVQLVVQDPDDQLFAASVAQDVSFGPLNLGLSDAEVRDRVDRSLAALGITALADRPTHLLSYGQRKRTAIAGAVAMRPRVLILDEPTAGLDPDGQERLLAALDGLRAGGTTVVMATHDVDLALRWADDAALLTPSGVHTGPAAATLARADLLRQAGLRLPWGVAVARLLSAQGALAPGTAGPRTPEELAALVAAGTGVDPRGGGERAGG; this comes from the coding sequence ATGAGCGAGGCCGAGGTGGTCGCCCTGCGGGGCGTGTCGTTCGGCTACGAGGACGGGCCGGTGGTGCTCGGCGGCCTCGACTTCGCGGTGCGCGAGGGGCGGGCGCTGGCGTTGCTGGGCCGCAACGGCAGCGGCAAGACGACGCTGATGCGGCTGCTCAGCGGCGGACTGCGGCCCCGGGAAGGGCGGTTGACGCTCGACGGGGAGCCGGTGACGTACGACCGGAAGGGGCTGACCCGGCTGCGGACGACCGTGCAGTTGGTCGTGCAGGACCCGGACGACCAGCTCTTCGCGGCCTCGGTCGCACAGGACGTGTCCTTCGGTCCGCTCAACCTCGGCCTGTCCGACGCGGAGGTGCGGGACAGGGTGGACCGCTCGCTCGCCGCGCTCGGCATCACGGCCCTCGCCGACCGGCCCACCCATCTGCTGTCGTACGGCCAGCGCAAGCGGACCGCGATCGCCGGGGCGGTGGCGATGCGGCCCCGGGTGCTGATCCTCGACGAGCCGACCGCCGGGCTCGACCCGGACGGGCAGGAGCGGTTGCTGGCCGCCCTCGACGGGCTGCGCGCGGGCGGCACCACCGTGGTGATGGCCACGCACGACGTCGATCTCGCCCTGCGCTGGGCCGACGACGCCGCCCTGCTCACCCCGTCCGGTGTGCACACCGGCCCCGCGGCGGCGACGCTGGCCCGCGCGGACCTCCTGCGGCAGGCCGGGCTGCGGCTGCCGTGGGGGGTGGCGGTGGCCCGGCTGCTGTCCGCCCAGGGGGCGCTGGCGCCGGGCACGGCGGGGCCGCGCACCCCGGAGGAGCTGGCGGCGCTGGTGGCGGCGGGGACCGGCGTGGACCCGCGCGGCGGCGGTGAGCGGGCCGGGGGCTGA
- the cbiQ gene encoding cobalt ECF transporter T component CbiQ, with protein MLPIDAAAHGSRWRRRHPVDKAVLGLGLTLLAISLPPWPGAALVLVTALAVLLGPAGVPGRRLWRAYRVPLGFCVTGAAPLLVRVGGADGLVGLADGGPVRAGELLLRSSAASLGMLLFAFTTPMSDLLPRLVRAGVPAAVVDVALVTYRMSFLLLDSVRRVRDAQAARLGHTSRAAVWRSLGGLGATAFVRAFGRAARLQAGLAGRGYDGTLRVLVPEARVCVRFTAASVALLAALAVLTFVLEGRVT; from the coding sequence GTGCTGCCGATCGACGCGGCGGCGCACGGCAGCCGCTGGCGCCGCCGCCATCCCGTGGACAAGGCCGTGCTCGGGCTCGGCCTCACCCTGCTCGCGATCTCCCTGCCGCCGTGGCCGGGCGCCGCGCTGGTGCTGGTGACGGCGCTCGCCGTGCTGCTGGGCCCGGCCGGTGTGCCGGGGCGGCGGTTGTGGCGGGCCTACCGGGTGCCGCTCGGGTTCTGTGTGACCGGCGCGGCGCCGCTGCTGGTGCGGGTCGGCGGGGCGGACGGGCTGGTGGGGCTCGCCGACGGGGGGCCGGTGCGCGCCGGGGAGCTGCTGCTGCGCTCCTCGGCCGCCTCGCTGGGCATGCTGCTGTTCGCCTTCACCACCCCGATGTCCGACCTGCTGCCTCGCCTGGTGCGGGCCGGGGTGCCCGCGGCCGTGGTCGACGTGGCGCTGGTGACGTACCGCATGAGCTTTCTGCTGCTCGACTCGGTGCGCCGGGTGCGCGACGCGCAGGCCGCCCGGCTCGGGCACACCTCCCGGGCGGCGGTCTGGCGGTCGCTGGGCGGGCTCGGGGCCACCGCGTTCGTGCGGGCCTTCGGCCGGGCGGCGCGGCTCCAGGCGGGGCTGGCCGGGCGCGGTTACGACGGCACCCTGCGCGTCCTGGTGCCCGAGGCCCGGGTCTGCGTCCGCTTCACCGCGGCGAGTGTCGCGCTGCTCGCGGCGCTGGCCGTCCTGACCTTCGTCCTGGAAGGGCGTGTGACATGA
- a CDS encoding energy-coupling factor ABC transporter substrate-binding protein produces MKRNTKINALLLLAVAALAVLPLALGLGDHKEEPFAGADAEAETAITEIDPDYEPWFSPLYEPPSGEIESALFALQAAIGAGVLAYCLGLRRGRRQGAERALAGTRDGDDTGGDAAESAGDRS; encoded by the coding sequence GTGAAGCGGAACACGAAGATCAACGCGCTGTTGCTGCTCGCGGTGGCCGCGCTGGCCGTCCTGCCGCTGGCGCTGGGGCTCGGCGACCACAAGGAGGAGCCGTTCGCGGGGGCCGACGCCGAGGCGGAGACGGCGATCACCGAGATCGACCCGGACTACGAGCCGTGGTTCTCGCCGCTGTACGAACCGCCGTCCGGGGAGATCGAGTCGGCACTGTTCGCCCTGCAGGCGGCGATCGGCGCGGGCGTGCTGGCGTACTGCCTGGGACTGCGCCGGGGCCGGCGGCAGGGCGCGGAGCGGGCCCTGGCCGGGACACGGGACGGTGACGACACGGGCGGGGACGCCGCCGAGTCCGCCGGCGACCGGTCCTGA
- a CDS encoding energy-coupling factor ABC transporter permease — protein sequence MHIAEGFLPPAHAIAWGVASAPFVVHGARSLTREVREHPESTLLLGASGAFTFVLSALKLPSVTGSCSHPTGTGLGAVLFRPPVMAVLGTITLLFQALLLAHGGLTTLGANVFSMAIAGPWAGYGAYRLLRRCGAPLMVTVFAGAFVADLSTYCVTSVQLALAFPDPDSGFAGALAKFGSVFAVTQIPLAVSEGLLTVLVMRLLVQSSTAELARLGVVAARRAVAR from the coding sequence ATGCACATAGCCGAGGGCTTTCTGCCTCCGGCGCACGCGATCGCCTGGGGTGTCGCGTCCGCGCCGTTCGTCGTCCACGGAGCCCGCTCGCTCACCCGTGAGGTCAGGGAACATCCCGAGAGCACCTTGCTGCTCGGTGCGTCCGGGGCGTTCACGTTCGTCCTGTCGGCCCTGAAACTGCCCTCGGTGACCGGGAGTTGCTCGCATCCGACCGGGACGGGGCTGGGCGCCGTTCTGTTCCGGCCGCCGGTCATGGCGGTGCTCGGCACCATCACCCTGCTCTTCCAGGCGCTGCTGCTCGCGCACGGCGGTCTGACCACGCTCGGCGCCAACGTCTTCTCGATGGCGATCGCGGGGCCGTGGGCCGGGTACGGCGCGTACCGGCTGCTGCGGCGGTGCGGTGCGCCGCTGATGGTCACGGTGTTCGCCGGCGCGTTCGTCGCCGACCTGTCCACCTACTGCGTGACCAGCGTCCAACTGGCGCTCGCCTTCCCCGACCCGGACAGCGGGTTCGCGGGCGCCCTCGCCAAGTTCGGCTCCGTCTTCGCCGTCACGCAGATCCCGCTGGCGGTGAGCGAGGGACTGCTCACGGTGCTCGTGATGCGGCTGCTGGTGCAGTCCAGCACGGCGGAGCTGGCCCGGCTCGGCGTGGTGGCGGCCCGGCGGGCGGTGGCCCGGTGA
- a CDS encoding cell division protein SepF encodes MNSHDVTDEQWEGLAQVVPLRGRDAWPSSVGHRALPEAETETRRRFVVLRVNVFADAREVAETVMAGIPVLLDLTGAETEVAKRVLDFSTGVVFGLASGMHRVDRNVFLLAPAGTEVTGIVEGAEVPGV; translated from the coding sequence GTGAACAGCCACGACGTCACCGATGAGCAGTGGGAAGGGCTCGCCCAGGTCGTGCCGTTGCGTGGCCGGGACGCCTGGCCGTCCTCGGTGGGCCACCGCGCGCTGCCGGAGGCCGAGACGGAGACCCGGCGCCGCTTCGTCGTGCTGCGGGTCAACGTCTTCGCCGACGCCCGCGAGGTCGCCGAGACCGTCATGGCCGGCATCCCGGTCCTGCTCGACCTGACCGGCGCGGAGACCGAGGTCGCCAAGCGGGTCCTGGACTTCAGCACGGGTGTCGTCTTCGGCCTGGCCAGCGGGATGCACCGGGTGGACCGGAACGTGTTCCTGCTCGCCCCGGCCGGTACCGAGGTGACCGGGATCGTGGAGGGCGCGGAGGTCCCCGGGGTCTGA
- a CDS encoding AAA family ATPase, translated as MTLPTPPAVSAPPSATPRDGDADRPDRPCVTELRLSAFAVHRGAVLRLAPLTLLAGPSGSGKSSALRAYEALARLGAGAELGAVFPDPGACVPERARPDAQRRRGFRIGCTADGPEGPVRLDLAVQAEPELRVVGERLTADGVVLLETALRDPGRRAVQAAWHTAGASPVTRAPLPDDRLGTALLPLRVAGKTDGQRRVLAAAEQTLVALRSVFACDPRPGRMRDPVPIGSGRLLGGCDNIADVLGRTRAECGRRYARFVAAVRAGCAGPVADVLAEPVAGGAVRALLDRGGGIRTGLARLGDGELRYLALALVLLTGPGVLEVDAPGEVPAALRTLTVLADGLDRGLDARQRAELLRLAAEMCERGHVRLVGTVAEATWAAGLDGVEVVHLGRDTRV; from the coding sequence ATGACCCTGCCGACCCCGCCGGCCGTTTCCGCGCCACCGTCCGCGACGCCCCGCGACGGCGACGCGGACCGCCCCGACCGGCCGTGCGTCACCGAACTGCGGCTGTCCGCCTTCGCCGTGCACCGCGGCGCCGTCCTCCGGCTGGCACCGCTCACCCTCCTGGCCGGTCCGAGCGGCAGCGGCAAGTCCAGCGCGCTGCGGGCCTACGAGGCGCTCGCCCGGCTCGGCGCGGGCGCCGAACTCGGCGCGGTCTTCCCCGACCCCGGCGCCTGCGTGCCCGAGCGGGCCCGGCCCGACGCCCAGCGGCGCCGCGGATTCCGCATCGGCTGCACGGCCGACGGCCCCGAGGGGCCGGTCCGGCTCGACCTCGCCGTCCAGGCGGAACCCGAACTGCGGGTCGTGGGCGAGCGGCTGACGGCGGACGGGGTGGTGCTGCTGGAGACCGCCCTGCGCGACCCCGGCCGCCGCGCCGTGCAGGCCGCCTGGCACACGGCCGGGGCGTCGCCGGTGACCCGCGCCCCGCTGCCCGACGACCGGCTGGGCACGGCGCTGCTGCCGCTGCGGGTGGCCGGCAAGACGGACGGGCAGCGCAGGGTGCTCGCCGCCGCCGAGCAGACGCTGGTCGCCCTGCGCTCCGTCTTCGCCTGCGACCCGCGGCCCGGGCGGATGCGGGACCCGGTGCCGATCGGCTCCGGACGGCTGCTCGGCGGCTGCGACAACATCGCCGACGTGCTGGGGCGCACCCGCGCCGAGTGCGGGCGCCGCTACGCGCGCTTCGTCGCGGCGGTGCGCGCCGGATGCGCCGGGCCCGTCGCCGATGTGCTGGCCGAGCCGGTGGCCGGCGGAGCGGTCCGGGCGCTGCTCGACCGGGGCGGCGGCATCCGCACCGGCCTGGCGCGCCTGGGCGACGGCGAACTGCGCTACCTCGCCCTGGCGCTGGTGCTGCTGACCGGGCCCGGGGTGCTGGAGGTGGACGCGCCGGGCGAGGTGCCCGCCGCCCTGCGGACGCTCACCGTCCTGGCCGACGGCCTGGACCGGGGGCTGGACGCCCGGCAGCGCGCGGAACTGCTGCGGCTGGCCGCCGAGATGTGCGAGCGCGGGCACGTCCGCCTCGTCGGCACGGTCGCCGAGGCGACGTGGGCCGCCGGGCTGGACGGGGTGGAGGTGGTACACCTGGGCCGTGACACACGAGTCTGA